A region from the Plasmodium chabaudi chabaudi strain AS genome assembly, chromosome: 2 genome encodes:
- a CDS encoding rRNA biogenesis protein RRP36, putative, with protein MEEESQKKNKKQKIKKSQKPMTVSNRKPFNVFDKSNKTSKPLVRDPRFSNLSGSFNPNFFRNAYKFLYDTREHEKEAIEKKLKSKNLDPEEKSKLKNAYSNYKNTDAILKKKEEERKLKSQLVKQEKENILNKNKTPYYYSDRKIKKMVQEKGENKIGMKKIIKKEKKVLQKERRNNMIPERRYVDQS; from the exons ATGGAGGAAGAATcacaaaagaaaaataaaaaacaaaaaattaaaaaaagccAAAAACCAATGACAGTAAGTAATAGAAAACCTTTTAATGTATTTGATAAAAGTAACAAAACATCAAAACCGTTAGTTCGAGACCCTCGGTTTTCAAATTTGTCag GCTCATTCAAtcctaatttttttcgGAATGcttacaaatttttatatgacaCAAGGGAACATGAAAAAGAAGCGATTgaaaagaaattaaaaagtaaaaatttaGACCCCGaagaaaaaagtaaattaaaaaatgcatacagtaattataaaaatacagatgcaatacttaaaaaaaaggaagaagaaagaaaattaaaatcaCAGTTAGTTAAacaagaaaaagaaaatattttaaataaaaataaaacaccatattattatagtgatagaaaaattaaaaagatgGTACAAGAAAAGggggaaaataaaattggtatgaaaaaaattattaaaaaagaaaagaaagtCTTACAAAAGGAAAGACGAAATAATATGATCCCCGAAAGAAGATATGTCGATCAaagttaa
- a CDS encoding cold-shock protein, putative yields the protein MRFLVLKKKTKYNFSILMNAYFSGLINREQNNKITGNVIKFDTRKGYGFIKPNDGGPDVFVHYTEICQNRTFSVTNEERKKLEWQSNINLTNKKDEFNYEQDSQKKKEIQNEFKYLIPGERVKFHVIYDQKNHSSKAINVEFID from the exons ATGCGTTTCCTagtacttaaaaaaaaaacaaaatacaattttagcATCCTTATGAATGCTTATTTTTCTGGTTTAATCAATCgagaacaaaataataaaatcacTGGAAATGTAATTAAATTTGACACAAGAAAAGGATACGGATTTATAA AGCCCAATGATGGAGGACCGGATGTTTTTGTCCATTACACAGAGATCTGCCAAa aTAGAACCTTTTCAGTAACAAAtgaagaaagaaaaaagttGGAATGGCAATCGAACATAAATTTAACGAACAAAAAAGACGAGTTTAATTATGAACAGGAtagccaaaaaaaaaaagaaattcaaaatgaatttaaatatttaataccTGGGGAAAGAGTTAAGTTTCATGTTATTTATgatcaaaaaaatcattCAAGCAAAGCAATAAATGTTGAATTTATTGACTAA
- a CDS encoding phenylalanine--tRNA ligase alpha subunit, putative, producing the protein MNISTEEDKRNEELVDFLNILESEFNINNEDLKNEKKEDIDYYNNLKKDKGIEVFRNKHANSINLSNKYGIDHNKVIGMIKKLETLYYIINVVKSFNIYELTEEGKEYLKHGSPEFVVLKYIYEKKKCPMDELKKLYGKKGEIGLNINLKEKLVQLNKVEKCLCCNLDNVNSQLEDTTQKCLALINGLGNEEESLLKEINNLYSAKGKSQNGSTDCGIKIINELKKRKLIEIKKKTYSQVIKTSNFKKEIKKQITDLNYLLIKNNEYKKYDIKKYNFFSSGKKINKGNIHLLTKQMRFFKDIFISLGFEEMNTQNYVESSFWCFDALYIPQQHPSRDLQDTFFVKYPEYSQDNFIDKEYIDNIKRVHTHGDYGSFGWNYNWKLDESKKNVLRTHTTANSCRALFKLAKLYKEKGHIIPRKYFSIDRVFRNENLDSTHLAEFHQIEGLVIDKNIGLSQLIAMLSAFYKYIGIHKLKFKPTFNPYTEPSMEVYGYHEEHKKWLEVGNSGIFRPEMLMPMGFPKDVSVMAWGLSLERPTMIKYGINNIRDLFGYKSVV; encoded by the coding sequence atgaatataagtACAGAGGAAGATAAAAGGAATGAAGAGTTAgttgattttttaaacattttgGAAAGcgaatttaatataaataacgaagatttaaaaaatgaaaaaaaagaagatatcgattattataataatttaaaaaaagataagGGAATAGAAGTGTTTAGAAATAAACATGCAAACTCAATAAACCtaagtaataaatatgggATAGATCATAATAAAGTAATAGGGatgattaaaaaattagaaacattatattatattattaatgttgttaaaagttttaatatatatgaattaacAGAGGAAGgaaaagaatatttaaaacatgGATCTCCTGAATTTGTTgtcttaaaatatatttatgaaaaaaaaaaatgtccTATGGATGAgttaaaaaagttatatgGCAAAAAGGGAGAGATCggattaaatataaatttaaaagaaaaattagtGCAACTAAATAAAGttgaaaaatgtttatgtTGTAATTTAGATAATGTAAATAGCCAATTGGAAGATACAACACAAAAATGTCTAGCCTTAATAAATGGACTAGGTAATGAAGAAGAATCCCTTCTTaaagaaattaataatCTATACTCAGCGAAAGGAAAGTCACAAAATGGTAGTACTGATTGtggaattaaaataattaatgaGCTTAAAAAACGTAAATtaattgaaataaaaaaaaaaacatatagccaagtaattaaaacaagcaattttaaaaaagaaataaaaaaacaaattacagatttaaattatttactaataaaaaataatgaatataaaaaatatgacataaaaaaatataattttttttcaagtggtaaaaaaattaataaaggCAATATACATCTTTTAACAAAACAAATGcgattttttaaagatatatttatttctcttGGATTTGAAGAAATGAATACACAAAATTATGTTGAATCTTCTTTTTGGTGCTTTgatgcattatatataccacAACAACATCCAAGTAGGGACTTGCAAGacacattttttgtaaaatatccTGAATATTCTCAAGACAATTTCATtgataaagaatatattgataatataaaaagagtGCACACACATGGTGATTATGGAAGTTTTGGTTGGAACTATAATTGGAAGTTAGATGAAAGTAAAAAGAATGTTTTAAGAACTCATACTACTGCAAACTCTTGTCGagctttatttaaattagcTAAgctatataaagaaaaaggaCATATTATACCTAGGAAATATTTTAGTATCGATAGAGTATTTcgaaatgaaaatttagatAGTACCCATCTAGCAGAATTTCATCAAATTGAAGGATTAgtaattgataaaaatattggaTTATCACAATTAATAGCAATGTTATCtgctttttataaatatataggaatacataaattaaaatttaagcCAACTTTTAATCCATATACTGAACCATCTATGGAAGTTTATGGATATCATGAagaacataaaaaatggctAGAAGTTGGGAATAGCGGAATATTTCGACCTGAAATGTTAATGCCAATGGGATTTCCAAAAGATGTTTCGGTGATGGCATGGGGATTAAGTTTAGAAAGACCAACCATGATCAAATATGGTATCAATAATATTCGTGACCTTTTTGGTTATAAAAGTGTAGTATAG